CCTACCACTCATTACCACTCCCTCTAAATGCGCTCTCTGAGATCAACTTTCCCAAAGAGCACATTAACAtctatttctgtctttaaagCTGGTTTTGCAATACAATCCCCAGCATGCCCAGGGCTCAGGACAGCCTAACTTCACAGCCCAGAATTCCAActataaatgaaatgttaagGATCTCATTAAGAAGGTCAGGTTGAAGTTTGACAGAAGGGTTGAGTCGACATCTGGTTCTGGCATCAGCCAAAAGAGAAAGATGACCAACACACTTGATCTGCTTCCTACTCTCTTTCTCAATCTACTgattttatcaaaaaaaatttttattttttttaccagatgATTCCCATGAGTCCCTtgaaaaagacactgaaaaaacGGGATTACAGCCCAGTGGTCCAATGCCATATCTCCCATTTCAACGAGCAAGGCAGGATTTTTAGGGATTTCTAAATGCTTCACGGCATGATCTCAAAGtctttgtttgtactgtatCTAATTAAGTCGTCTTAACAGCAGAGccataaacaaaacattcatcATCAAATTACAGCTTTATTGTTGcttaataaattaaatgcatGGTTTCCATCTTGGCTCCCTGACATCACAATTACATGCTAACAGAaagtggagaccaaacacactTACTGCAAATCAGGCCGCAGTCCTGACTGTTAGTtacatctcttcctcctcctttcaccTTCTCTTTGACACCCCAAACGTGCAGTTAATGATGATGCGATATCACTGCCCCCTACTGGACATGTTATAAACTACATGAAGCAACAAGGACTAAAACATGCAGTAAACATCACACTTTTCAGTGGCACATCAAAAGAAGAACCAGACTGTCAACAAAAGAAATTCagcaattaattaattattgatatttatttgtattttattgatCGATGCACAGAGATTAACATCACTGTTAATACGCCAGTGTTAGACAAGACTGCTGCCCCTTGGACAGATAAAACAACtaaatttgtattattattatcaatatatattgttactgactttatgttttatgttgtttttcttgtccgAAGTGGCATCATTTGATGGGGATTTATACCCTTTTAATGTCCAGGGTCCTGTCTGGTTATATCTGATCATCTGTTCTCTGGTGATTTTGTCCCAGGACTCAAGGAATCACCACTTCAACATACAGCACCTTTACTCTGCATTACAAACCATTGAAGAGATAAggcactttaaaaatcagttcCTGTTTTTCATAACATCAGACAtaactgtgtctctctcttcaaAGGGAAGAGTTCATTAAAGATGTCATTTTCCTGCGTCACTTTGaaagttttcttttcagtttaacTGATTAGTGAAAGTAAATTTCTAACCACCAACAAAGTcgacacatgaacacaaagtaaaacaaaattgTTAGTGTTTGTAagagtgaacagcagctgtctgtgtgCTCTCCTGTCAGCCTCCTGTCCTCCTTCAGTTTGGCCTCTGTGAACTCCTGCTTCaccctctgcagcagctctggacacagcagcacatccaACGCCGTCATGGCCAGAGCCTTAGCTTAGATCATCCCTGTATTTAAAGCAGGGGACAAAACTTAGTCATAGAAAGGACCCACAACTAATATTTAGATAGCGAGGTGTGTTAGGGTGATGCAGCTTCTGCCTCCTTTGTTCCATAAAACTGGAACCTAGGACCTTCAAATAAGCTAAGCTGCCTTAACAAAGATTTGTAAACACACGATCATACTGTAACGTTGAAGCTGTCAGCTCGTGTGCTTGTGTGCGACTTTGCCCTCTTCTACATATTTCAGTCACCTCTTCATGTCTTCCTGCTCCCAGCACTGATACTGTCTGTGCattgcagagacacagaggatgtACACATACCAGACTTATTACTGAGGAcgtcttcttctgtggtgaaGTCCATCCCCAGAGCCTTTCCGTTTCTCTCATACAGTTCCTCGAGTGTAGCATTATGCAGCATGTTGTCAAATTTATTTCTTGCAAATTCTACTTGGACCTGAAAGGCAGATAGTGTGAGGTTGGCTTCTTAAAGCTACAGGGTTTTTATTAGGACTGTGTTATAAAACCTTTAAATATAAGCAGGTATTGTTTATTTCTACAGCTCAACTTAACTGGAATATgacaaatctgaaaaacaaatgaccaaaaaaaatctgttattatcCTCTAAATCTGTCTGGCCCACACCCCAGCACGTAACAATACAGAGGCTGAATAATGCCTTCTCAGAGCATCTTCTATCTTAATGATAACCttgactctttccttttaattcttcctgttgctaaccagctatcaGTTTTGAtgctccagtttttgccatggatgtgatCTTTTACTGAACAATCAGACTGCGATAGCAAACAAGTCTGGCAGCAATGTGGTCCGGCTAgcgacaacataaaagttcctatcattggcttatcacagtgatagacCTTaacaagagagaaatgaaagtgGGTGTGTGGAAATGAAAGgagtttttcaaattttttaaatatttttaaagataatttcGCTTAAagacattcatttttatcttctattattttattttaaaatgacaactttttaaaaaattgtactgttttgcaaatgattcaTTGGCCCACATGCAATATCAGTGGGTCctggcccacaggttgggatCGAGCAGCAACCTCTgaggctggaaaatgaagccaatacTGATGTgataaaacctgcagttcctctaacgaccactagagtctggctccaacagtgagtcagtccccatagactcccatgttaaaatgtccaactttacagcagaaataaacatgtttacagcctggtacaaaaactggtTTGGTCTCTATAgttgatttcctccttcatgacacctgtttatataactcacctgttcacattttattaaggcttaaagttatggagaattcagggtgtggcctctttcaGTGATAGGTGGATCAAAGTTTCAGCTCCACAGACGCcactcctctttgtccatttttggattagctgggtgttaggggcggagtcagacactgccaagatggcgacagtagGGCAGCTTGCTCTGAGCTTCAAAtctgctcttcagaaacatcTGGGTGACCTCACACAGGctttgtccatctttatttacagtctatgaccTTATAAGGTCACTTCAAACAGCCAGTTTAGCTATTTTCTCCTGAACCTGTGCTTGTGTTGACGCAGTGATGACATTTAATCTGACGTGCTTTCTTACCTCACAGCCAGTTGCCAAAGCAGCTGATCGAAAACACCTCTCAGCTTTAGCATTCAGGACAGGAAGCTCAGAGCGTGACGGGGTCCTCAGATAGTACTCCAGCTCAGTGTAGGCAGGAATGATGTTTGGCTTCACTCCACCATGCTTTATGATAcctgcacaacacaacatgaTTGAATCCCAGCTTTCCAAACTCCTGAGAGCAACACGAGAGCACAGAGGAGCATCAGCTATTCACCATGAACTCTCCAGTCCAGAGAGGTTGTTGTAGCACAACACCGCGGCATCCAGTGCATTGATTCCCTCCCAGGGGTAGGCTGAGGCATGAGACGCCTTACCATGGTACTTTACAGTTACACTGGAGAACATGAGACAAACACACTTCAGTCTCTCTGGTTCTCTGCTTCTCTGGagcatcacaaacacaacataagaaaacagataaatgaGAGGAAGCTAAATTTGTTTAGATGACTTTTACTGCGGGCCCAATGTCCTATACAGAGCTGCACAAGTTAGATATAGTTCATAACCCAATAATAAATGTTGCACTTTGGGAAAGAGATTGTTGCATTAAGGATCTTTTCCATTCTATTCTGGGACTGGGTCACAGACTGGGATACAGATTATCAGTCCTGCAGTGAACAAGTAAACataacaaacagaaaattgGAACATAGTCATACAGGAAATGTGTGATGTAATTAAGCTTACTGATGCTCAGCCACACAGGGCAGGTATGTGGCATCCTCCTTTGATGGATGAGCCATAAACACCACATCCAGACCATCAAATGCTCCCCCCCTTATATGTCCTGACTGAGGCTGTGCAGCTTTGCTCCGGCTTCATCTATAGATGAGCTCTGCTCCGTCACACATCTCGTTCCATTcacaaaaaaactttatttacaacacAGTGATGGGTGGGTAGCACTGCTCACGTGAGGAAGTAATAATGTTCTATAATCATAGATTTGTACTCACACTGGCTGTATGTGTCCAGTTAAAGCCAGTGTACTGCAGAGTCTCTATCACGTTACAGTAAACTGCCCCAGCACAAGACCTAAATTTGTAACTAGGCTAGTTTCAAAatagcaaacacacaacactgcatACAAACAATGTGTGTCTGAGACATGCTAACGGAAGGAGAACCCCACGTGATAACCCACAGCTGGCTTCAGCAGCTACTCATCATGAGGAGTGTTTAAAGGTTGCCTTTGGAGTTTTCTCATCAACAAACATAATGTTTAACTTCAGTTCCTCACCAAAGCACAGTGTAAAAGTCTAACAGGAAATAAGTTACAGAGAGTTGTATGATTGCACAGACTCCTCCAGTCCTCATCAACTAACAAAGAGCAAAATGAACCAGAACAATGTAATGCGTTCtataagcttttattttattaggcTACAAACTGTTTATCCACAGATCTGGTCAGGTTCGTTTTGACCATGCGTCCATCTTTCTGTCCCCTCAGACCTGCCAGGTAGATCTGAGGCTTGGGGACGTTGCTCTCAGCATCTGTCTTGCTTTGACAAGCAGCATCCTTGGGCAGCCAGGTCTGCGTGACGTTCTCCCGCCTCATGTGGCTCAGATCAGTCTGTGCTGAGTGTGTCGCTTTGGTCAGAAGATCAGCCTAGAATTATGAAATACAAAAGACTTGTATTTGTCATTAAACTAACAAGgttctttattttacagtttttacttAATTAATACAGTGTCATTGAATgatctagatagatagatagatagataaatagatagatagatagatagatagatagatagatagatagatagaaacctttattgatcccacaTCAGGGAAATTCACTTGTTACTGCAGCATACGAAACGAGGTAGAAGATAAAAAGCAAGAAATAACAATACtataaagtagaaaaataacaaatcaagCATAAATAAGAAGGTATGtaacaaacaataacagttCAATAGTCATGAGCCACTGCCTTTGACTCAGGTGTTATACAACCTGATCAGTGAAGTAACAGATTGATGCATTTAACACCTCAACACAATGCACAATGTTTTGTCCACTCACTGACAGGATTGTACATCTCTGGAAAATGATCACAATgaaactatttcatttttcgTCTTGATGATCACAAGGTCAACAGTAGAAATACAAATTAATGCACTATAGACAAGTGActaatgacaaagaaaacaacttgtGAATTCAGGCTCACCCGTTTGATAGCTTTTCGTCTCAGCTCCCATTCGTTCCACTCATATGACTTTACAATGTTTGTCTCCACTGGGTGGATGTCGGTCTGTGTGCCGCTCTCACACTTAGTGATGGGATTCACTAGTAAACTCTctcctggctgcagctgcaaaaCCACCAGTTAAACAGTGTCACGGCACAAAATGTGGAATCTGTGTGTTTAAGTATCCAATTACCCAGAGAAGGCTGCTCACCTCAGAGTATGGACTGACGCAGGAGAACTGTTGGTGGAGTTTGAGGAGCTGAATGAGTTCAGGGGAGAGCTTGGCTTTTTCTGCAACCTCTGCAATGAAGCTGTCTGGACAGGAGGCAAATTCCAAGGCAGCTTTTTTGGAGGTAAAAACATAGAGCTTCTCTTTGTATTTCAGGACTCCAATGTGTGGGTTACCTGCAAAAGAAGTGTGacatattcaaaacaaaacagactgGATAAAGATTTAACAGATCAAGACAAATCATGAGCAGAGGAAATAAGTGATAGTAACATTTCATATTACACATGGTATGGTGATTCCTATCTTTTCAAAAGGGGTTGATGGGTGTACTGCAATGATCGAGGTATCACACTACTCAGTCGCCATGTGAAAGCCTATATGCTTTGTTTCCCTTTGGGAGGGGACAGAGTGTCCGGTTTCCTGCCTCAGGATTGGACCTCTGTTTGCAGGTATCATACCCTGCCTGAAAATGCTGGATTGCCACTTTCAGACTGGGAGTGAGTCATTGCCCCGAGTGAAGGAGTTCAAGTATGTTGGAGTCTTGTGAGGGcaacaaccaaccaacaaccAACCAACTGGACTGTAGGGGTAAAGGGGTCCAAaagccttttcttcttctgaaggCTCCTCACTGAGTGAAACCagctgaagtatctgagcagcagccatgatcacagctgctccacttctctaagtgatgaggaaaggagcttcagtgcttcctatcttatctcctttaggagaggaaacactggaccttcctttatgagaggaaaggagaaatgccgtcccacaattccttgctgcaccaacatttaaaacaacagacaaTTGTAGTTTCACCACGACAGACCAATATAAACGTAGAAATAACAGAGCAGCTTGATGTTTGTGATACAATCCAACACTTGGAAACTTGGAAGTCGGATTGACTCAAGCCCGAATAGAACCAGTTAGGAGTGATCATGAATGTAAAGGAggtttttcttcctccagtgTTCCTCTTGTTTTCCTAAACCCCACTAACACTCTGAGAGTCCAGACCATAACAACCTTCACATTGTTAGACATTGGTGAAGAACAAGCATATGAATCTCTacataaatgtcatttcaaaacAGCTCACTGCACTAAAATATGAATTGTCTCTacttaacaaatgtataaaaagtcaaaactcTATATAACCTACTGATGTCTGAATATAACTGACTCTGGCCCTTTACTCAGATAATTATatcttttattaatgttttaatggctCAACTCTTTCTACTTGTACATTTCTATCTGTCAtcttatttaatcatttcagtcctgtttgctttgttctGTGGGtaggaaaggaggatttatcctcCATGTGTTATGAATAAAGTTAGTTCAAAAAAATCTTAGTGTCAGTGCAGTCAGATTCTTTTCCTAAGTCCtaatgaattctccttcacatctttaaCCTCATGATGTGGTCGAGGAGATGTGGTTAGAGAGGAgcatattttgacttttccGCTGCAGCCtgtcttttctgctgctttacaCTGAAATTAGTCATTTGAGCTGGTTCTAAATCATGTTCTAACTCATCTAACTAACTCAGCTTTTAATAACAAAGAGTGACTTACTTACAGAACTCAAAATGCAAATTGTCCgtcatggcaaaccatgacacccCTTTACTTAACGTGCTGTCACCACAACCTGAATCTGGATCAGCAGCAAAAAGAAATAGATGGATGGAGATCGAGGAGGCAGTGGGATACAGTGAGGGAGATGTCATGGCAACAAAGCCCCACTTTCAAGAACAGATTCATTAGCATGCTGAGGTTTTCACCCATATGCCTGAATCTGACCAAGAGTGGACATCCAAATTCCCACCCTCATATCAGACTGGTGACAACAGTACCTGGAAGTAGAAGCCCGTCTCTGCTCACAAGCGTGTAGCCACAGACTCCATTATACTGCAACAGATGATTAATGCTGGCTGTTGCTTCAGGCAGGAGCCATTCCTGTGTCTCCATCTCAGCTGGAACAATACGCTCGTCTGAAAGGCACAATGAAGGAAAACAACTGCATTTCAGCCAGCACTTGGATAAGCTCAGATCAGAGCCATCTCACTCTTCGGATTTGTTGTTGGTGAAGTCAGCCATACCTGCAGACTCAGTCATTCTTTGTTCATCTGTCTTCACCTCTGACTCCCGCAGCAGGCCATCCAGATAAGCTTCAGAAAAAATCTTGGCCTGAGATGCGAGGAAAGGCTGCAGATTGAGCTTCATGTTACTGAGGATGTTGAGCAGCGCAGCCTCATCCTGGAGTCCAGACCACAGCTTTGATAGGGCCTTGAACAGTGGCTGAAGGACAGTTtgagaaatgacaaaaatgagGCTGTAGaaatagcaaaaacaaaaaatgtatatggCACATTTAACCAAAAACACGGGACAACATGTTTCACAACTGATTAAAGTTATGTGCACAAAGAAAATGTGGCGgagttttaaattaaactggAACGTGTGACCAATCGAGAGGTACAACTATTGAGAACCAGGCTAACCAGCtactgactccagctctgtagtaaacacacagacagaaaactgatGTCAGTCGTTTCTACTCACTctcaaaatgaaatcaaatatgtgtatttctcaaaatgctGAGCTATTCCATTTAGAGATGATAtgaccaagcatcaacctccaaggctgaaaaatgaagccaacactgaagaagcaaaacctgcagttcctctagagtctggctccaacagtgagtcagtccccatagactcccatgttaaaatgtccaactttacagcagaaataaacatgtttacagcctggtacaggaactgttttggtctctagtcTTAATGTTAGCAGTAATAAGCAGGTGTCGGTGTCTGCGCTCACCAAACCTGGATTGTTAGCTTAACTcattaactagctaattagccagcaaatgaaaTAGTCTTAGCCTTCCAGCAAGACACCGAGCTGTGGTAACGATGCTAACAGGAGCATATGCCTGCCACTGTAATTAAACCGGCCAGCATTGAGtcacgccccacctctttgctcatttttggattagctctGGGTGGAGGTAGACATTGccgagcagctcactctgaacttcagaactgctcttcagaaacttGTGGgtacatccatctttatttacagtctatggatATGACAGGTCATAATAACAGTAGCAACATAACAGCAGTGATCAAGACACTTACAAAAACCTTTGCAGTGGGGACGGCTGGCTTTGACTGCACAGTTTCTTTCAGCAGCTTCATCTGTGATGAGAGCTCCAGCTGCAGGGATTCAACATGCTGGGCACATAAACGTGCATCATCCTGGTGGTAAAGGGAAAACATGTCCTCTTTTACTTAATAAGATGCAAGAAAAATGTGTGCTACAAAAGCTACATGAAAATACCACAATTACACAAACGATAATTAGCAGCTACCAGTTGCTGTTACCTCACCAGTAACACTTTGAGGAAGACTTCATGCTGTCTGACATTGTAGAGAGCCTGTTTGAGTAAGATGCTGGGCATGTCACAGTCTTCAGGCTGATTGTCAGAGTCCATTAGCTTCTCCAGCACAGTTGTGTATTTCCACGCCAAACTTTGTGACACCCTCAGCTCCGCTTCTATGCTTTTACTGATGACTGGAAGAGTTTTATTAAGAGCCGCAGGCACTGTAGAGGGAAGTTAAAAGTAGgcattataattatttaatgcAGATAGCCTGATGATGTAGTAAAGGACAGAGATTCTCATATTGTAAAGGCACTAGCAGCTCTCCTACACCACCAGAACTGAACAACCCATAAGTGTTTCCAACCTGGCTGATGACTTTATACCTGCTCTTCCCTGATCCAGCCCCACTTTGTGATCTCATCAGGAGGTGGTGTGTCTACATAAAAACTTGATGTAGATTTAATGTGAACTATCTGTTAAATCTGGTAATGTACCTTATATGTCAGAAAGACATATATTGTCTTTTGGATGTCTGCGCTCGCCTCCTCTTGCATTTTTTctgctgatgttgtttttcttctgcgATAAACTATGAGCAGTGGCTCCTGGAGACTAATTTTTTGTACATATTGTAGGCTATTCgctatatttcaacatttttatgacctccTCAGTAGCCTGTACTGCAGTGACTGGAAACGTAGCACTTAGCTAAAGCTAATTAGCAGCAAGATGACTCCCTTCTCCACGGACGACTAACACAAACTTCTACAGAAGATTTCAGTGCTTGAAACCAAAATTCACCAGTTACAAGTGAACGTGGAAGCGAATGGACTATGTGGACTCAAAACAGTGGACAAGAGCATGCTAACACACGACTAATTAGCACCACCAAGACTACCAAGAAACAGGAAGGCTGTGAACCGGATAATGAATCTACAAGTGGTAATCCACCCTGGAACTCTCTTGGAGCAAAGCCTAAGAGTAGATCATTTCCAGGGAAAATAGGAGGACGAGTAACAGGCAGAGCCCAGCGCCCTGAGATTTGTAATGCAACTGGCTGGCCTGCATTACCATGCATTACCATCCAGGCAGTGGGCCTCCTCAACCCCTGTTCTTAGTAGGACACAGCCATGGACAGCTGCGAAAGGGAGAACTAATAACAAACCTCCCCAACAACCGAGAGTGCAACTGGAGAACAGATTTGCTCCATTGCAGCAGGACCCTGGATCTCCGTCTGATGACCTGGATTATCTCTCATCTTCATATAGCAGGGAACGGACTGAGAGTAAATCAGAAAGTAAGAGGCTACAGGGAAAGCTAACACCTGGGC
The window above is part of the Seriola aureovittata isolate HTS-2021-v1 ecotype China chromosome 19, ASM2101889v1, whole genome shotgun sequence genome. Proteins encoded here:
- the LOC130160577 gene encoding xaa-Arg dipeptidase-like isoform X2; translation: MVRRLMPQPTPGRESMHWMPRCCATTTSLDWRVHGIIKHGGVKPNIIPAYTELEYYLRTPSRSELPVLNAKAERCFRSAALATGCEVQVEFARNKFDNMLHNATLEELYERNGKALGMDFTTEEDVLSNKSGMI
- the LOC130160577 gene encoding xaa-Arg dipeptidase-like isoform X1, giving the protein MVRRLMPQPTPGRESMHWMPRCCATTTSLDWRVHGIIKHGGVKPNIIPAYTELEYYLRTPSRSELPVLNAKAERCFRSAALATGCEVQVEFARNKFDNMLHNATLEELYERNGKALGMDFTTEEDVLSNKSGMCTSSVSLQCTDSISAGSRKT
- the cfap206 gene encoding cilia- and flagella-associated protein 206, giving the protein MSRAHAESVIKTIIREIVQQCAERGHAVSDTLAAFMVKSVVLDPRHGFNVDRTLTKQDVQKLEELCLDRLMEDCSPSLDTIKMQVYFDLNYSSRREFLEEIPRLLESRLSAVSRDITDSRVKTREELDALYRKIITYILLRSGMGSPADVDAVQEATAALQSVFPQTEQGAFVVLLKRDKEQQLNELTMIVTGIQLFNKASKKREEETDLHELMPAALNKTLPVISKSIEAELRVSQSLAWKYTTVLEKLMDSDNQPEDCDMPSILLKQALYNVRQHEVFLKVLLDDARLCAQHVESLQLELSSQMKLLKETVQSKPAVPTAKVFPLFKALSKLWSGLQDEAALLNILSNMKLNLQPFLASQAKIFSEAYLDGLLRESEVKTDEQRMTESADERIVPAEMETQEWLLPEATASINHLLQYNGVCGYTLVSRDGLLLPGNPHIGVLKYKEKLYVFTSKKAALEFASCPDSFIAEVAEKAKLSPELIQLLKLHQQFSCVSPYSELQPGESLLVNPITKCESGTQTDIHPVETNIVKSYEWNEWELRRKAIKRADLLTKATHSAQTDLSHMRRENVTQTWLPKDAACQSKTDAESNVPKPQIYLAGLRGQKDGRMVKTNLTRSVDKQFVA